Proteins co-encoded in one Papaver somniferum cultivar HN1 unplaced genomic scaffold, ASM357369v1 unplaced-scaffold_92, whole genome shotgun sequence genomic window:
- the LOC113346089 gene encoding uncharacterized protein LOC113346089, with translation MEKNEIPGTLTPPPPPPRPPRERRRRKTEDGEKKKKNQRKEVRVVSSYFPIPPHLNSGDFVVQRPKRDFTVPNKPHDDDYLFKTKSTPDGDFGTSTPPKQENPKSSSSAAACVENIDDVLARFGYVPNPKKPIPFRSAKSAKSTQALPLRNIQSHQSNASSSNYDDSNKQNPVELHDQVAEWKRRRFCNNEVKSFLQNRNGLVRNAGFQEMEEIKTPEKESTGKTKKKRIRKTPAFSRRLTLAESNCEAYLRKTPDNTWKPPVSPHKLLQEDHYEDPWRVIVICMLLNVTSGKQVRKVLPDFFKRFPDAKSSLEVVPQEIEEIIWTLGIHDRRAIMIQRFSAEYLWENWTYITDLHGVGKYAADAYAIFCTGKWDQVRPKDHMLNKYWEFLHVEFGKAVPDEVGKRIAPYPTHS, from the exons atggagaaaaatgAAATCCCCGGAACCCtaacaccaccgccaccaccaccacggcCACCAAGGGAGAGGCGAAGGAGAAAGACGGAAGAtggcgagaagaagaagaagaatcagagaaAAGAAGTTAGAGTGGTATCTTCTTACTTTCCAATCCCTCCTCATCTTAATAGTGGTGATTTTGTTGTTCAAAGACCTAAAAGGGATTTTACTGTCCCTAATAAACCACATGATGATGATTATCTATTTAAAACCAAATCAACCCCTGATGGTGATTTCGGAACATCAACACCTCCAAAACAAGAGAATcccaaatcatcatcatcagcagcagcatgtGTTGAGAATATTGATGATGTTCTTGCTCGTTTTGGTTATGTTCCGAATCCGAAGAAACCCATCCCATTCCGATCTGCTAAATCTGCTAAATCTACACAAGCTTTACCACTACGCAACATTCAATCACACCAGAGTAATGCCTCTTCTTCTAATTATGATGATAGTAATAAGCAAAACCCAGTGGAACTTCATGATCAAGTGGCTGAGTGGAAGAGAAGGAGGTTTTGTAATAATGAGGTGAAATCAtttttacaaaacagaaatgGATTGGTTAGGAATGCAGGATTCCAAGAGATGGAAGAAATCAAAACCCCAGAAAAGGAATCCACGGGAAAAACTAAGAAGAAGAGGATCCGTAAAACACCAGCGTTTTCGCGTCGTCTTACACTTGCTGAGAGTAATTGTGAAGCTTACCTGAGAAAGACTCCGGACAATACATGGAAACCTCCAGTTTCACCACACAAACTGCTTCAAGAGGATCACTATGAAGATCCTTGGAGAGTAATCGTTATTTGTATGCTCCTTAATGTTACTTCAGGCAAGCAG GTAAGAAAAGTTCTGCCTGATTTCTTCAAACGTTTTCCCGATGCGAAGTCAAGTTTGGAGGTTGTACCACAAGAAATAGAGGAAATTATTTGGACCCTAGGAATACACGATAGAAGAGCAATAATGATTCAGCGCTTCTCTGCGGAGTATCTGTGGGAGAACTGGACCTACATAACCGACCTTCATGGTGTTGGCAA GTATGCAGCTGATGCATATGCAATATTCTGCACAGGGAAGTGGGATCAAGTTAGACCCAAGGATCATATGCTGAATAAATACTGGGAATTTCTCCATGTAGAGTTTGGGAAAGCAGTTCCCGACGAGGTTGGTAAGAGGATTGCTCCCTACCCAACACATAGTTAG